The sequence ATTGCGCGGACCCTAGAAGAGGAGCGTTCGCCGACAGCCTATCGGGAGGCAGGGCGCGTCAAAACGAAGATGCAGCGGCCCGCCGGAAGGCAGGGCAAGTATGGCCGCCCGGATCATGCTTGCAATATAATGACAATAACGTCATTATATTGAGAAATAAAAAGGGAGGATGATTCGGATGCGATCTGAAACGGTAGAAACGCGCCCGGCGCACAAGCGGCCCGCGGCCTTCGTGGCCGATCCCTTAGAGATCGCTGCATCGCTGCGGCCGTTGCTGGAGGACCACGCCGCCGCCTGCGAACGCGAGCGGCGGATCGTTCCGGCGGTGATGGAGGCGTTGCGTGCGTCCGGCCTGTTCCATATCACGGCACCCGAACGCGCCGGTGGGCCGGGCCACAGGCTGACCACCCATATCGAGACCGTCGCTGAGCTGGCCAAGGGCTGCGTCGGCACCGCCTGGGCCTATGGTCTGCTGTCAGGAATTACCGGAACGGCGTTCGCGTTGCCGCCGGCTATGACGGAGCGGCTGTTCCAGACCGGCGAGGAATTGTTTTGCAGCGCCTCCGCGCCTTCGGGCAAAGCGGTTGCGGTGTCGGGCGGCTATCGCGTGTCGGGGCGCTGGGGCTATGGATCGGGGTGCCTGCACGCCGATTGGGCGCTGAACGGCGCCATGATCGAAACGGACCGGGGCGTTGAACCCGCTCTGGCATTTCTGGACCTGCGCGATCCGGCCTGTTCGATCGAGGATAATTGGCATGTTGCGGGCATGGCCGGTTCCGGCAGCAACATGATCGTCGCGCAGGATCTGTTCGTGCCGGACGACCTGATCCTCTGGTCGTCGCGCACGCCGCCTGCCGAGGCTATCCTGGCGATGGAGGGGCTGGAGCCGCGCGACCGCTGGCCGATGGAGCCTCTATTCCCCCTGGGTGTGCTCGCGCCGATGCTCGGCGCGGCGACGGCGCTGCTCGAAGGCGTGGCGCAGGCGATGCCCAGGCGGCAGGTGGTGGGCTGGACCTATGCGGGGCAGAGCGGTTCGGAGGCGTTGGTCGGCATGACCGGCCGCGCGGCGATGGAGATTGATTCGGCCTGGCTGCATGTGCGCCGTGCCGCCGGGATGCTGGACGAAACCGCGCAATGCCGCGTATTAACAGGCTTTGACAAGGCGCAGATCCAGGCCGATTGCGGCTATGCGATGGAATTGCTGCGCGCGGCGGGCAACCGGTTGATGGATGTCGCCGGGCCGGGCGCCTTCGCCCTTTCCAGCCCCTTGCAGCGGATCTGGCGCGACCTGAGCGTCGGCACCCGCCACAATGCGCTGAACGGGCAACTCTCGCTGGAGCTTTATGGCCGGGCGATCACCGGCCGGCCGTCCAATATCGCCCTGCTGCCCGACATCACGCCAGCACCGAACTGGGCGGAACCGAAATGACAGGAGAAGGACATATCATGACACGACCGACCGTGCAGGAAATCGCGACATTCCTGAAGACCCAGGCCCAGATGTTCAGCGAGGGCCGTATCGACGATTTCATGGCGGCGTTCCGCGCGATCGCGCCGGGCGGCTTCAAGGTGCAGGATCCGGCTACCGGCCCGGTGCAGGAAGGCTGGGACAAGCTGGAGGCGCTGTGCAAGCAATATGTCGGATGGAAGCTGATCGTCGAGGATGTGAAGGTGAGCGGCAACGAAGCGGTCATCTATGTCCGCAACGAAGGCGAATATGACGGGCATCCTGTGTGCGTATACAGCATCGAACATTATATATTCGGGGAGGATGGCAGCCTGCTTGCGCGCTATTTCCACCCGATGCAATAGGGAGGCGATGTTCGACGCCGCACCTGCTCATCCCGCTGTCGATCCGCGCACGGCGGCGGCGGCGATCAGGCGCGCCCGGATGCGCGAGCGCCTGCTGGACGCCGTGCTCGACCTGTATCAGCCAGGGCAGGGCAGCGGCAGTCTGGTGATCGACGATGTGATCCGCGTGGCGGACGTATCGCGCGGCAGCTTCTACAAATATTTCGACTCCCTCGACGCTGCGGTGAATGAACTGGGCGAGCGGATGACGGCGGACCTGATCGCCGATTTCCGCAGGCTGTTCGACGATGTGGCGGACCCGCTGGTCCGGGCGGTCGGCGGCGCGGCGATGGCGATGGCGCGGGCCTGGCATGATCCGCGCTGGGGCGGTTTTACCTGCCGTGTCGACTATGTCGATTATTTCGCGCGAGCGAGCATGTTCGACCTGTTGGTGCGCGACGCGCTGGAGGCCGCGCGGGACGGCGGGCAGATGACATTCCGGTCGCTCGACGTGGCGGTGGACCTGATCGTCGGCATGACGATCGAGGCGCGGCGGCGCCTGATGCTCCGCTCGGTTGAGCCACGTACCTATATCGACGAGATGATCGAGCGCACCTTCGCCGGTCTGGGTGCGGACCCAGCCGCCATCGAAGCGGCGGGAGCGCAGACATGGGATATGATGATAAGGGCCGCACCCGGCCTTGGCTGGTGGCGGAACGGGGAGGGGTTCGGCTTACAGTCGGACCCGGACTGAAATCGGGCAGCGTTGGCTTCAGGAAAGGCCGGCGCCCTAGAGCCGGGTCCAGCAGGGCGTCCCGGCCTTGTCCAGCGGACCGCAGTTGGCAATCCGTGTCGCGCCGTTGGACGCGATCAGGACCAGCCAGTCGCCGCTATCCTCGCAGCGTAGCGCCCAAGCCGCGTTAGGGCCGATATCCCCCCTGAACAGGGACTTCGACGTGCGCGTGCATGTTTGCCCCGCGTCATGCATGAGTTTGGCAAAGGCGACGCTACGGCCGGCCGCATCCTGGGTTTCGATAGCGTTGCTGTAGATGTTACGGCTGCTGCCCTGTCGCGTGATTTCGGCATAGGCGATCCTGCCGAGCAATAGAGCCGCGATGATCGATGTGGGTATCAAGGTCCACAGCATCGCGCGGCGAGCATTGCCGCCAGCATGGCCGCAAGCGCGACACGATCCGCCATAGCCGTCCTGTGGCATTTTACATTTCGGGCATTTCATGCGGCCGCTCTATAGCGGTTCGCCAACTCGGCACCCTATCCTTGGAGAGGAACGCATCGTTCCATTCTGTTCCATTCTATAGAATATGGAATCGCAGGATACACTATCCATCGCTTATTGGGGATCGGCCCTTGATCGGCTTGATTCGCCAGAGATTTTGCAATCTCCCGCGACGCGGCGCCAGGCCGTGGCGGCGGCGTTGCGATCAAGGATCGTGGCGGGCGTCATTCCGCCCGGCACGCTGCTGCGGGAAACGGCGCTGGCACAGGATTTGAATGTAAGCGCGACGCCGGTCAGGGAAGCGCTGGGCATGCTGGCCGCCGAAGGGTTGGTCGAAGTCGAAACCCACCGGCTGAAGCGGGCGACGCCGATCGACCTTCATGTGACCCGTGATCTGATCCGCGTGCAGGCCGAACTGTGGCGACTGGGCTACAACTGGGGCATGGCCCGCATCGGCGCGACGGAGATCGCGGCGCTGGAACGGGCGATAGCGCGCTATCGGGCCGCAGTGGAAAGCGGCGAATATATGGCCGCTGTCATGGCCGGCCTCGATTTCCATACGATTTTCATCAAGGCATCCGAGAGCCGCGAACTGTTGCGCTCGACACTTGATCGGCGCGGGCTGATCGCCCGCTTCATTTTCCTGCACGGCATCGCCACCCTCCGCGAAAACGGTCTCCGCCAGCATGAAGCGATATTGCAAGCCTTTCTGGCGGGCGATCGGGACGGCGTACTGGCCTGCCTCGACCGGATGGCGGCGCGCCTGATTGGCCTGTGCGACAGCCAGGCAGGGTCAGACGGCAATCAAGACCAACACCAAAAGGACTGACAATGGATTTCGAACTGCCCGAAGAATATCGTTCCTTCCGCGACATGGTGCGCCGTTGGATCGACAAGGAAGTGCCCAAGGAATGGGCGCGTGCGCTCGAAAAGGACGAGCATAATTATCCCTTTGCCCTTTGGGACAAGTTCACAGAAGCCGGATTCCACGGCGTGGGCATAGCCGAGGAGTATGACGGGCAGGGCGGCGACGTGGTCATGCAGATGCTGCTGGCGCGGGAACTGGCACGCTCGCTGGGCGGGCTGGCATGGATATGGGGTATCACGAGCTTTGCCGGGTCCAAATCCATCGGGCTTTACGGGTCGGCCGAACAGAAGGCAAAATATCTGCCGCTGATCGCGACGGGCCAGTTGAAGGCCGCGATCGCCTTTACCGAGCCGGGCGGCGGCACGGACTTGCTGGGGGCGATGGCCACCACTGCCGACCGGGTCGATGGCGGGTGGAAACTCAATGGCGAGAAGATCTGGTCCTCCTCCGCCCATGTCGCCGATTATCTGCTGGTGATCGCGCGCAGCGACAGGACCGTCGAGAAGAAGCATCAGGGTCTGACCCTCTTCTGGGTGCCGACGAAGACCCCGGGTGTGAAGATCACACCGCTGGCCAAACTGGGTATGCGGTCGATGGGGAGCTGCTCCGTTCATTTCGAGGATGCGTTCGTTGCGGACGATCATGTTCTGGGTGAGCCCGACAAGGCCTGGTATATGTTGCTGCCTACGCTCAACAATGAGCGCATCATGGTCGGTGCCTTCTGCCTGGGCGTCATCGACGGCGTGCTGGAAGACGCGCTCGACTATATGAAACAGCGCAAGGCCTTTGGCGGGATCATCGGCCGGTTCCAGAGCTTGCAACATTATGTCGCTGACATCGCGACCATGCAGAAGACGACCGAACTGATGCTGCATTACTGCGCCGACAAGCAGAGCCGGGGCGAGACTGTTGGCGTCGAGGCCAATATGCTCAAGCTCATGGCGTCCGAAAACGCCAATGCCGCGGCGGACATGGGTATCCAGATATTGGGCGGCATGGGCTATTCGGCGGAAACCGACATGCAGCGCTACTGGCGCGACAGCCGCCTGTGGCGCATCGGTCCCATCACCAACGAAATGGTGCGCAATGGCATCGCGGAGAGTCTGGGCCTGCCGCGATCCTTCTGAAAGACAGGTGATTGGCGGGTGGACGTGTCCCAATGTCCACCCGACATTCCCAGTAATAATTCACGGTCAAAGGTTCAAGGAGAGTAAGTGCGATGATGTTTCCGGAGCAGCCGATCCCCGATCATGTGGCGCCCGAGCTGGTGAGCAAGGATTTTCCCTTCATCTTCGGCGTGACGACGGCAAAGGACCCATTCGACGAGCTGGCGATGCAGGTGCATGAGGGACCTGACATCATCTATGCCGCCCATGCCTATCCCGGCGGAACCGGCGCCTGGGTGCCACGGCGCATGGCGCATCTGCGCGAAATCTATCTCGACACCGATCATTTTTCCTCGACCGACTTTTCGCCTTTCTCCAAGCTTGTGGGCGGAAACTGGATCAACTCGCCGGCGGAACTCGATCCGCCGGCCCACGGGCCCTTTCGCCAGATGGTCAATCCGGCCTTCACGCCCAAGGCGATGGCGGCGCTGGAGGACAAGATCCGGCAATATGCGGTGGAATATATCGACGCCTTCGCCCTGCGCGGCGAGTGCGAGTTCATGGGCGATTTCGCCTTTGAATTTCCGATCAAGGTGTTCATGGAACTGATGGGCCTGCCGCATGACCGGATGAGCGAGTTCATGGCATGGGAAATGAACCTGCTCCACAATCACGACCTGTCCAAGATTGCGGAGGCGACCCGCAGCGTGCTCGCCTATCTGGGCGGAGAGATCGAGGACAGACGCGCACATCCGCGCAACGACCTCATCAGTTTCGGCGTGCAGGGGCAAATCAATGGCCGGGCGTTGACCGACGACGAACTGCTGGGCTTCATGTTCAACCTGTTCATTGGCGGGCTGGATACGGTTTCGACCAATATGGGCCTGCACTTCCGCCATCTGGGCAGCCACGCCGAGGATCAGGCCTATCTGCGCGCCAATCCGTCGGAAATCCCGCACGCCATAGATGAGCTGATGCGGGCCTATGGCGCGGTGACCACCTTCAGAACCTGCAAGAAGGAGACGGAAGTGGCCGGCATCCGATTCATGCCCGGCGACAAGGTGGCGATGTCGACCACGCTCGCCGGTCGCGATCCGGCCGAGTTCGACGCGCCTGCGGAGGTTCGGCTCGACCGGCGGCCGCGGCATGTCGGTTTCGGTTTCGGCATCCATACCTGCGTCGGCATGCATCTGGCGCGGCGCGAGCTGCGGATCGCGATGGAGGAATTTCTCGCGCGCATTCCCGACTTCCGCATCGCACCGGGCCATCAGGTGGAATGCCATCTTGGGATGATCCAGCCGGTCGCCCTGCCTCTGGTGTGGACACCCGCAAGCTGAACGGAGGGAGGCGTTCGCCTTCTGGCGGACGCCTCCCTCCGCATCACAGGTCGAGACAGGCCTCTTCGAAATCGAGCCGGGGGTTGCGCGGAAAGAGCCCGGCCGGGTCGCCATAGCCGATATTACACAGGAAATTGCTCTTCCACCGGCCGTTCGGGAAAAATTCCGCATCGGTGCCGCCCTGGTCGAAGCCCGACATCGGCCCGCAATCCAGGCCCAGCGCCCGGGCCGCCATGATCAGATAGGCGCCCTGGAGTGTCGAAGAACGCGCCACGGTGTCCGCGATCAGCGCGTCCTTGCCCTCGAACGTGCCGCGCATGTCGCGCGACGGGAACAGCTTGCCGTAAAATTCGTAGAAGCGCGTGTCGCCCGCGATGATCACGGTGCAGGGGGCCTGCGTCACCTTGTCTACATTGCCCGCGCTCAGATGGGGTTTGAGGCGCGCCTTGGCGGCGGCGGAACGGACGAAGACGAAGCGGCCCGGATTGCTGTTCGCCGTCGTCGGACCCCATTTGGCGAGATCGTACAGGCTTCGGACGGTTTCGTCCGTCACCGGCCGATGGCTCCATTGGTTATGGGTTCGGGCGTCGCGGAACAGCAGGTCCAGCATGGCGTCTTTGGCAATATCGGTCGTGTCGGGCATGGTCGCTCTCTTATTCTGTGGTGGCTTCGCCGATACCCCGTTCATTCCAGCCACCGGCTTCGCGTGCAAGGATATCGTTGGCCTCTTCGCCCAGCTTCGCCATGTCGGCACTTTCCCATATGCGATGGTCGCCGGAGGCGTAGGCGCGTCCATTATCCCGATACAGCAGCGCATCGACTATGTTCGCACGCAGCTTGTCGATGCGGCGGACGACACGGCCGGGCGTGCCCATGACAAGCGAATGCGGCGGGATCACGCTGTCGGGCGGCAGGAAACTATGTCCGGCGATGATGGATCCGCGCCCTATGACGCAGCGCTCCATGATAGTTGCGCCGATGCCGATCAGGCAGGCGGGCTCTATGGTGCAGCCATGGATCACTGCGCGGTGGCCGATCGTGCAATAGTCGCCGATGATCGTGGGATCATCCCAGCCGATGTGGACCATCGCATGGTCCTGCACGCTGGTGCAGCGCCCGATCGAGACATGCGCTCGTTCGGAACGCACGACGGCATAGGGCCAGAGACTGCAATCATCGCCCAGCCGCACATCGCCGAACAGGCGGACGGTGGGGTCGATGTAGGCGGGCCTTCCCATGCGATTATCGAGTGATGACGATCTTGCCATGGGGACTGCCGGCCTGCGCTGCCCAGGCGTCGGCGGCATCCGCAAAGGCATAGCGGCATGTGTCGACGGTCAAACCCTGCGTCATCGCCATGTGGGTCAGCCGGTCATAGGCGGCACGGCGCTCGCTGGCCGGGCGTTGCCCGGTGCCGACGCCGACATGGCTGCGAAAGACGAGATCGCGCAGGGACAGCGTGACCGTTGGCCCGGCCTGCACGCCGATGCTCATCATGCGCGCGCCGGGTCGGGTAGCGCGCATCGCCGCTTGCGCGGGTGGGCCATAGATGATGTCCAGAACGACATCATAGCCGCCTTGCGAAACCGCCTGCAGCGTCGCCTCGTCATCGCTTTCGCCCAGCAGGGCGATCGCATCGGCATGACCGGCGGCCTGCATCGCCTCCAGCCGGTCGCGGCTGCGCGCCGCCGCCACGACGCGGCCCGCGCCCAGCAGCCGCGCGACCTGCGCGCCGATCTGCCCGACCGGCCCGGTCGCGCCGAGAATGAGGACGGACTCGCCCTTGGCGATCCGCGCCTCTTCCAGCGGGATCAGCGCGCCGGTGCCGGAGATGGCGAGGGCGATCAACTGGTCGTCCGAAAGGCCGTCGGGGGCAGGCCAGATTTCCTCTTCCGCCACCAGCGTGCGTTCCGCGATCGCGCCGAAGGGCGCTCTGCTATGGCCGAAATAGACGCGGCTGCCGTCATCCAGCCGGCCGACCCCCTCGCCGCCCGGCACATAAGGCGCATCGACGGGGCCGAAAAAGCCCTTCGCGCGCATGAGATCCGTCGGGCCGATTCCCGCGGCCGCAACGTCAACGACGCGATAGCCGGGCTGCGTGGCAGGCTCGGGATGATCGGCCAGCGCGAAGCCGCCATCGCTGTCGATCAGGGCGGCCCGCATGGTGTTCCCCCTTTTAACTGTCCTGAATGCGGCAGGGCCGCGAAAAGGGGAGGGCCACCCGCTCGTCCGGGGCGACCCTCCCTTCGCCCTCAATAGGCACCCGGCGGCGAGATCGGATCGGCCCCGGCCAGGTTGCGGCCATAGATTTCATAGCCAATGGTGGGGATATTCTGGATGTGCCGCAGCGCCATGGAAATGTCGCGCCAGTAGCGGTTGATCGGCTTGTCCAGTGCGAAGCCCGACGAACCGGCCTGGAACATAAGCGACTCGCTGGCGCCATGAACCAGTTCGATCATCTGCGCGCCGCCTGCGCGCTGCTTCGCCTTTTCCGCAAGCGTGAACTCTTCGCCCAGACCGACGCGATCCAGCTTGGCAGTCAGGTCGAACAGGATCAGCTTGGCGGTGTCGATCATTGCCGCCGCTTCGCCCAGATCGCGCATATAGGCGCCTGACTTGATGCGCGGGCCGATAATCGTCGTCAGCACCGGCTTCTTGGGGGCTTCGGCGGTGACGATCTCCAGCATGGCCTCGACCGCGCCGATCAGTTGGGCGATGCCTGTGGTGCGGACGACGGGCACGGCGGGCAACAGATCGGAAGGGGCGCCGAAATGGCGCTTGGTCCGGTCGATCTGGCCGGCGCGTTCATCCATCAGCACCATCTGGGCTTCGGGAATGAAGACATCCTTGGCGACCGCCGTGTCGGATCCGGTGCCCTGCATGCCGGAAACGAACCAGGTATCTTCGATGGTCATGCTGTTCATCGGCAGATAGCACATGCTGATGCCGGGAACGACGGGGCCGTCATAGCCCTCCAGCACCACGCCCTGTTGCGCCCAGTTCGACTGCCGCGACCCGGACATATAGGGCCATGTTCCATTGATGATCCAGCCGCCATCGACCTTGCGGGCCTTGCCGGGGGGGTTGTAGGCGCCACAGACCGGCTGGGGACCGTCGCCGAACACAGCCTCCTGCACGCCGTCGGGTGCAAGGCTGGTGATCCAGCTCGTGCCGTTGATGATCTGGATGACCCAACTGATCGCCGGATCGCCCTTGGCGATTTCCATCTGCACGCGGCAGAAATCCGTGGGGGACAGGCCCATGCCGCCCAGCCGTTGCGGCAGCAGCATGCGCAGGAACCCCTCTTCCTTCAGCATCTTGTCGACGGCGGGCGTAGGGCTGCGTCGTTTTTCGCCCTCGGGCGCTTCGCCCTGCAGGAACGCGCGGAAACTGCGTGCCTTTTCCACCATCGCGTCGGCGACGGCCTTTTCGGCGAAGCCGCACTGGATCTCATTGTCCACCTTGGGGGCAGTAGCCATCAGTTCATCCTTTCTTATGGTCGCTATGGTGTCCGGCGATCTGTAAAGCCCAGTCGCACAAACGATCCGGCGCGCTGTTCCAGATCGTCAGCCACTCCGCGGTGGCGGGAATGATAAGGGTGCTCAGTTGCAGGCGAACCATCGTGTCGCAAAACGCATCGCGGTTGATTCGATGACCAATGAGGTTATCGAAATGATCGAACACGGGTTCGAGCGCATGCTGGACAGCGGCTTTATGCCGGCCGAAATGGCTGCGCAGGAAATTGAGATGGAAGGCGGGTTCGACCTCGAAAATGCCTTCGGGCGAGCGCTCGATCGTGAAGCGGCCGTAAAAGCGCATCACCGCGCGGAAGCGCTCGATCGGTTCGGCAATGCCTTCGCCCGATTCCACAATGCCCTTTTCGAAACTGCTGCACACATATTCGCTGAAGGCCGCCAGCACTTCCTCCTTGGAGGCGAAGTAACGGTAGAGCGTACCGCGCGACACGCCACTGCTCTCGCTGATGTCGCTCATCGACAGTCGGCGCGCACCGATGGAATTGATCGCGCGCAACGTGCCGTCCATGATCTTCTGGACGCTGCCCGACTGATCCGTGGCGGCAATTTCGTTCCAGTCGGCGTGCGGCATCAGCTTCATGTCTGGGCTTCCATTTCTGCCAGATTATGCGGAACGCTTACATAGCCCGGCAGATGCTGACCGCCATCCACATTGATCAGCTCGCCATTGACGAAGCGCGACATCTCCGACGCCAGGAACAGGACGACGGGGCCAATGTCCTTCTCCGGATCGCCCGCGCGCTTGAGCGGATTGCTGGCGGTCGCCATTTCGAGAAAGCCGGGAACGTTTTCGGCGAGTTCCGCGAACACCTGTCCCATGCCGGTCGGTGCGATGGCGTTGGTGCGGATGTTGAAGCGGCCCCATTCGACCGCCGCGGTCCGGGTCAGCCCCAGGATTGCGCCCTTGTTCATATTATAATCGGCGTGGAGCCAGGCGCCGGTCTGGGCGTCGATCGAATAGAAGTTGATGATCGAACCGCCGCCGCGCGCCTTCATATGCGGGAAGGCGGCGCGCATGGCCCACCAGCTGCCCCAGGTACCGATCTCGAGCGTCCGCTGGAGCATCTCGTCCGTCTTCTGTTCGAGGAGGACGTTGGGCGAAAGCTGAGAGGCATTGTTGACCAATATGTCCAGCCCGCCAAATTCGCCGACGGCGCGCTCGATCATCGCCTCCACTTCGGTCTTGACGCCCATGTCCGCGGACATGCCGACGGCGCGGACGCCGAAGCTGTGCGTGATGTCCGCCGCGACCGCTTCAGCGGCAGCGCCATCCCGGCCTGTAATCAGGAGATGGGCGCCTGCCTCGGCAAGGCAGCGGGAAATACCGTAACCCAGCCCCTTTGCGCCGCCCGTGACGATTGCGACCTTGTCCTTCACCAATCCCGTCACGCCACTACTCCTGTCATCTGCTCGCTCAGGGCACGGTCCATGTCCATGCGGTCCTGGCAATAGTCTTTCGTGAAAACATAGCCGCGGATCGCCCCGTCGGCGTCGTGATAATGATATTTCAGCCCGCGCTCGTCATTGGCGACTTCCTGCCATTGCCCGTCTACGCCGACAGGCGCGGGCAGCAGGACGACGGGATAGGCGGTGGTCTTCACCTGCACCGACAGCGGCGGAAAGCGGATATCCGTCGGCGTGCCCAGCGCGCTGGGCGCGATGGCGCGGGCGGCCGCCATGATCGGGGTGACATAGGCCGCCAACCCCTGCGGATATTCGGCGCAATCGCCGATCGCATAGATGGCGGGATCGCTGGTGCGGCCGGTCTGGTCGACCTTGATGCCGCGCGCGACCTCCAGCCCGGCCTCCTGCGCAAGCGCGATGTGCGGGCGCAGGCCCACGGCGGACAGGACCGCCGCCGCCTCGATCACCAGGCCGTCGTCCAGCTCGGCCCGGATGCCGCTTTCGCCCTTATGGATGGCCAGCACCTTGCGGCCCAGATGCCATTCCACGCCCTTTCCGGCCAGCGCGTCGCGGATCATCTGGCCGACGCCCGGCGGCACGAGCTGGGCGAGGGGATGACCAAGCATGTCGACGACCACCGGCTGATAGCCGCTTGCCGACAGGTCGTTGGCGAATTCGGTACCCACAAGGCCGCCGCCCATCACCAATACGCGCGCGCTGTCCGGCAATTTTTCCCGGAACTCGCGATAATGGTCGAGATTGTTGACGGCCAGTGCCCGATGCGCGGCATCGCCGTCGATCGGCGGGCGAACCGGATCGGCACCCAGCGCCAGCACCAGCCGATCGTAGAAGATCGGCCCGCCGGTGGTGAGAACGGCCTTGTCCTCCCGGTCGATCGCTTCGACGATGCGGCCGGCGCGCAGGTCGAGCTTTAGCTGCGCGACCATCTTTTCCGCCGGCGTGGTGATCAGCGTATCGGCCACCTTGCCCTTGGCGAGCGCAGTGGACAATGCCGGCTTGGAATAGAAATGGCCGTCATCCTGCGTGACCAGCGTCAGCCGGGCGTCCGGCGCAAGCTTACGGAGCTCGCGCAGGACGCCATAGCCGGCGAGGCCGCTACCGACGACCACGATATGCGGGGTTCCCGTCACCAGAAAGGGTCCGTTCAGAGGAAGATGGCGAAGTTGGACATGCCCAGCGTCGACTGGTCGACGATGATCTCCCGGCGCGCCAGCTTGTACGCGCCGTCGACCAGCCGCCAGATGTCGCGGCGTTCGGCGCTGATGGTCTCATTCTCGGGATTGTCCATGCGGCTGCGCTCGACATAGAGGTAGCTCACCACCTCATATTCGCCGGCCGTTTCGCTTTCGGCGACGCGGACGTTGGTGACGAAGCGGCGCGTGCGCGAAGGCGGATCCTCGGCCCAGGCGCTTTTCGCCAGGCGGCCGGTCCGCATCAGGATGGAGCCGTAATTCTCGTCGAAATGCTTCATCGTGCGCACCACGTCCCGGTCCTTGTTGGGACCGTTTCGCGTCAGGCGCAGGGGGGCGGTGTAGATGAGATCCTGTTCGAGATAGGCCACCCAGTCGTCGAACCGGCGCTCGTCGAGGGCGGCGGCTTCGTCATAGAGGGTTTCGAGCAGGCGGTTATAGACTTCCGAGCCGAGCGGCACGCGCTTGGTGGAGACAAGGCCGCGCATGACGCTGGTCTTGTCGATGGCGGCGGTCGCGTAGTTCACCATGATATCTGTCCTCTCTCGTCGCGTCGGCTCAGGCGTCGGCCATCATGTTGTAATAGGCCATCCACCACGCCCATTGCGTATCGTCCTTGGTGAAGCCGGGATAGAGATCGCCGCCGCCGACCCAGCCTTCGGGACGCTCATGGCCATGCAGCGCCTGATATTTGAGCGTGATCGTCTTGCTCATATGGCCGCGCGAATTGCGCATGATCTGCGGCCAGGTATCGGCATCGTCCTGCTCGATCGTGCCCGACGTGCCGGTCGACCAGATGGCGTTCTGGAGCATGTCCCGCTTCACATCTTCCGGCG is a genomic window of Sphingomonas bisphenolicum containing:
- a CDS encoding GntR family transcriptional regulator; its protein translation is MQSPATRRQAVAAALRSRIVAGVIPPGTLLRETALAQDLNVSATPVREALGMLAAEGLVEVETHRLKRATPIDLHVTRDLIRVQAELWRLGYNWGMARIGATEIAALERAIARYRAAVESGEYMAAVMAGLDFHTIFIKASESRELLRSTLDRRGLIARFIFLHGIATLRENGLRQHEAILQAFLAGDRDGVLACLDRMAARLIGLCDSQAGSDGNQDQHQKD
- a CDS encoding gamma carbonic anhydrase family protein; this encodes MGRPAYIDPTVRLFGDVRLGDDCSLWPYAVVRSERAHVSIGRCTSVQDHAMVHIGWDDPTIIGDYCTIGHRAVIHGCTIEPACLIGIGATIMERCVIGRGSIIAGHSFLPPDSVIPPHSLVMGTPGRVVRRIDKLRANIVDALLYRDNGRAYASGDHRIWESADMAKLGEEANDILAREAGGWNERGIGEATTE
- a CDS encoding malonic semialdehyde reductase, giving the protein MPDTTDIAKDAMLDLLFRDARTHNQWSHRPVTDETVRSLYDLAKWGPTTANSNPGRFVFVRSAAAKARLKPHLSAGNVDKVTQAPCTVIIAGDTRFYEFYGKLFPSRDMRGTFEGKDALIADTVARSSTLQGAYLIMAARALGLDCGPMSGFDQGGTDAEFFPNGRWKSNFLCNIGYGDPAGLFPRNPRLDFEEACLDL
- a CDS encoding acyl-CoA dehydrogenase family protein, with product MDFELPEEYRSFRDMVRRWIDKEVPKEWARALEKDEHNYPFALWDKFTEAGFHGVGIAEEYDGQGGDVVMQMLLARELARSLGGLAWIWGITSFAGSKSIGLYGSAEQKAKYLPLIATGQLKAAIAFTEPGGGTDLLGAMATTADRVDGGWKLNGEKIWSSSAHVADYLLVIARSDRTVEKKHQGLTLFWVPTKTPGVKITPLAKLGMRSMGSCSVHFEDAFVADDHVLGEPDKAWYMLLPTLNNERIMVGAFCLGVIDGVLEDALDYMKQRKAFGGIIGRFQSLQHYVADIATMQKTTELMLHYCADKQSRGETVGVEANMLKLMASENANAAADMGIQILGGMGYSAETDMQRYWRDSRLWRIGPITNEMVRNGIAESLGLPRSF
- a CDS encoding TetR/AcrR family transcriptional regulator — its product is MFDAAPAHPAVDPRTAAAAIRRARMRERLLDAVLDLYQPGQGSGSLVIDDVIRVADVSRGSFYKYFDSLDAAVNELGERMTADLIADFRRLFDDVADPLVRAVGGAAMAMARAWHDPRWGGFTCRVDYVDYFARASMFDLLVRDALEAARDGGQMTFRSLDVAVDLIVGMTIEARRRLMLRSVEPRTYIDEMIERTFAGLGADPAAIEAAGAQTWDMMIRAAPGLGWWRNGEGFGLQSDPD
- a CDS encoding cytochrome P450 encodes the protein MMFPEQPIPDHVAPELVSKDFPFIFGVTTAKDPFDELAMQVHEGPDIIYAAHAYPGGTGAWVPRRMAHLREIYLDTDHFSSTDFSPFSKLVGGNWINSPAELDPPAHGPFRQMVNPAFTPKAMAALEDKIRQYAVEYIDAFALRGECEFMGDFAFEFPIKVFMELMGLPHDRMSEFMAWEMNLLHNHDLSKIAEATRSVLAYLGGEIEDRRAHPRNDLISFGVQGQINGRALTDDELLGFMFNLFIGGLDTVSTNMGLHFRHLGSHAEDQAYLRANPSEIPHAIDELMRAYGAVTTFRTCKKETEVAGIRFMPGDKVAMSTTLAGRDPAEFDAPAEVRLDRRPRHVGFGFGIHTCVGMHLARRELRIAMEEFLARIPDFRIAPGHQVECHLGMIQPVALPLVWTPAS
- a CDS encoding acyl-CoA dehydrogenase family protein codes for the protein MRSETVETRPAHKRPAAFVADPLEIAASLRPLLEDHAAACERERRIVPAVMEALRASGLFHITAPERAGGPGHRLTTHIETVAELAKGCVGTAWAYGLLSGITGTAFALPPAMTERLFQTGEELFCSASAPSGKAVAVSGGYRVSGRWGYGSGCLHADWALNGAMIETDRGVEPALAFLDLRDPACSIEDNWHVAGMAGSGSNMIVAQDLFVPDDLILWSSRTPPAEAILAMEGLEPRDRWPMEPLFPLGVLAPMLGAATALLEGVAQAMPRRQVVGWTYAGQSGSEALVGMTGRAAMEIDSAWLHVRRAAGMLDETAQCRVLTGFDKAQIQADCGYAMELLRAAGNRLMDVAGPGAFALSSPLQRIWRDLSVGTRHNALNGQLSLELYGRAITGRPSNIALLPDITPAPNWAEPK